The following is a genomic window from Episyrphus balteatus chromosome 1, idEpiBalt1.1, whole genome shotgun sequence.
GcaatttttgtctatttttcaaccgaattttggaatacaaaacctgaaattcagaaaaaatggAGCCGAGCGAAAATTTTAAaccgtaaaaaaaaacacatttgtttttttgaatttgaatttttaatcatgGGGGATATTCTAAATTAAATACAATAGATATTTTTAACCATTCAAGTATACCTACAAATAATTCCTTCAGGGATTTGATGTCATCTTCTATGTCGATCAGGAATGGTTGGATTTGGATGCTGGATGCTCCGCTAGTCGTCCACCTTTAAGGCACGTGTATGTTTATGAAAGCTTCCTGTGGCCTGTGGTCTTTGATGGTTTTTTCCATAAAGTGCATTAAGATAACTTTGGAATctgaaagaaaacagaaaaacaaaaaaaaaagtttgaatatacatatttaaaaatacttttttataaaatacaggAAGCAATAATCGAATAGAACTTACTCTCTCTATCTCATCGATCATCCACTCTTCTCAACATAAGTTAGGAGAATCTGGTAATTGCTGGTGGTGGTGGTCGGACTTTGAACAGGTGAAGAAGGATATTTGTTTTCAAAGCTCTTTTTGTCTCCGGTGGGGAATCTCTTCAATAATTTTGGGAACGTTGACTTACaccttttaatatttttgaaaaataaaacagaatcaAAATTATTGCGAGTCAGTTTAGTTTATCTTACCTATAAAACACTCGAGTATATGGCCCAAGTTCcagttaaaattaagttttttaactCCTCTTGTTTgcaattaattttcttattgtTTGCACACAacagttctttttttaattccgCGTTATAAGTCTTCGCACTTTGGGGTTAAATTAAAACTGTGACTTCGATTACCAGAGAAATGCACACAAGAGACGAAAGTACATACAGCGCAGCGTGCTCAGTAATCTGTATACCTTTTTTCTTTGGTCTTaatttcgttaactgatgtattctttcataagccgatgtaatatttcattagtgtatgaagaattttcataagacaattatttatttcataaactgatgaagattttcgttagttaatgttgaattttataagttaatgaattttttcgttacttaattaaaattttgataaagaaagaaaaaaattcttatttttattctttaaaatgagtatgaaatttttcgttaagtgatgaatcttttcattaaattggattttttggcactaaaaagggagaaaaagtgtatgaaacgttttcattaattgatgaaggttttcatattacgaaaaattacatattttcgttgagccaacgaaagtttcgttgggccaacgaaattgtagtgtatgaaacgattttcgtaattttacgaaatttattattttcagtgtttggtttaaaagttagggtgctttttttttaaacacgccaaaaagtgattttcttatttttgtcatatctcttttacttgagcgttttttaaaaaatttgttcgttgtaaaagttgtagatcttttaattaccttcatttgttacaatattggtttttcgatttgacagaccgttttcgatctgtaggcaaaaaacttcaaaaaattgcaattttttgtatagggacaaacaaaatgattcttggtgcggttgtacaaaatgtggttttagactctttcgatccctgggtttatgctcttttaatccctgaagacaaaatgcatttcggattttttcccagacccccatgcccaATATAGCAAAATcaaactttcccgtactattgagataccttttaggcgtctggcagagggtaggctgaaacaaaactggcttaaacttacagtttctaaatcaggaaaaggcagagaaagttaatgtttggccatcatatggttactctaaacaaaaaaatattatttcaattttataagaaaaaaacagaaactaggtgttttttctatggaaaaaccattttgggaaacctttaagggcgtctggcagagggaaggctgaaaaatatctggcttaaacttatattttctaaaccaggaatagacatagaattttaatttaatttaccatcatacggttatacccaacagaaaataagctattaggttttttattagaaaaatgcatttcaaaatgcttcaaagcggtctggcggggcgaaagctaaaaaaaaacttctggttcccacatttttgaaatcaggggattttttatgattttttggtgtatcatttattagggtaatacctagaaaaacgccaaaagttgatttttgactgcactttggatgcgtctggcagagggaaggctgaaaaatagctgggtaaaaattatattttctagacctggaatagacatagaatattaatttgttaccatcatacggttatacctaacagaaaataagtaattaggttttttattagaaaaatgcacttaaaaatgctttaaagcggtctggcggggggaaagctgaaaaagaaacttgcggtaccgacagattcgaattcaggggattttttatgattttttggtgtatcattttttcggttataccaaaacgccaaaaattgatttttttttttttttgctgcactttggatgcgtctggcaagggaaagctgaaaaagatcactgccagacttgttccgttgatatactgtggtgcatatctagatatgtgcacactagaatttcggttatatcaaaactgccaaaatatgctgccggctcttagactatattatttcagctcaaaatatttatatcgcccATGTCTGTGCGACgcctacaaaaaaagctagaattttttgaacccaatcagttttcataaaaaaaagcaaaaatatcaataattTTTATCTTCACACGccattacattaattttttttctttaaaaacctgtattaaattttatatcaaaagaaatttgcttattttaccttttatgtgacgcttcaatcatatttgtatgatgcctacaaaaaaagttaaaattttttaaagccaaccaagtcgaaatttcaaactgagaatacggtacttcccacactggtggctggtcatgggcaacagatctacacaggtgttttgaggcaCATATATAGTCCTACCTATTAtctatcttcttcttcttcttcctttttctcggcgctgttatgatctcgatgtcgaggggatcataaccttcccacgttactgcttcacactagtgatccgcctgtggggttcgccgggttgacctcagaaatcggcggctagcctcccggttttgtattgttccgtttctgaggccaactgaatgctggtgtttttgcatttgcttgtaccaggagtttttaggcctacctttcttattatttcgtgttggaacgttgtatgatattgcttttttgacggggttctcaggatctctcctttgaacatggcaataccaactgagtcggtcgtgttcaattttttgggagatggtgtttttaacatgaaggcttcctcggatcttcgtacttctaattctatcaagctttgttaatcctgctgtcatacgaagcatcttcatctcagctgccgttaacttactctcatactttttgtacattgtccaacattgtgaaccgtatgtgagtgctggacgcacaactgcggtgtagagccttcctttcagcttagggggcatttttcgatcaccgaagatagcagaattttcccgccacttcatccaccctacgcttacgcgatgattgatatcgtcatcacaagtaccttcgttatttatcatagaccccagatatttaaacttttcacacttgggaagcactacaccattcaaataaatgtcaggaataggcctgtgtggatcagaaaatgggcagcataggtattctgtctttttcgtgcttatgcggtacccactaccttctagaacatccaccaatacatcaagtgctcgttgcagggatatcgggtcttcacttatgatggctccatcgtcagcaaagaataactgatgcacttttgggtccgtcactttgccttcgagcaggtaatcaagaacggtaataataCCTATTATCTATCtgcagtataaatttcatttatttatctgttgaaaaaaaaaaagataaaaataaaaaacgattacaaacggtaaaaaaaacttgggcCTAAAtagtttttcccgttattcggtcagaaattattttaaattaccaATTTTAGCCTATAACCGTGCGCATGCATGCGCACCGTTAATAGCCGGAACTGGGGAAAATggaagactttaaaaaaaatttgtttgtccacaaaaatcttcaattaaatttaaaaaatcaaaacggtaACATaacagcggcaatttttaacctaggTTTAGAGGttaaagtagttttaattaccgacgtatgaaaaaaaagatcatcaaaatcggagGTCTTCATTTAGGTTCCCtaatattagaatttttttagctttagttactccactaatataACAAACAGCAAATTTATTTACATATCATAAActtaggattttttaaaatttttaataattatgatttttttcatagaaaagttttattcaaaatacatacataaaataataaataatacgaagatttaaaaaaaaatttaattttactataACTCAAAATTCTATTCGTAGCTTCTATTAACATAACACTCTTTTCTCTCTCTTTGGTCATCATCAATTGTTTTCTGTATATCAGCCTTATTTCCTCTTTCTGtatcttgtttttttaaataatcttcATCATTCCAAATTTGTACATCTGTTGATCCAAAGAAAAGGAATTGCAAATTCCCTACAAAGAATATTGTCGCTGTTATAAGAAATACTATTTGCCATTGGCTACGATTTGTctagaaacaaacaaaatcaaaataaaaaaattaactcaaaatcAACAAATCAAAAACTTACTTCATCACTTAAAATCCTTCCATTTACCAATGGTGCAACAATTGGAACAAGATTACAAACTGCATTAAGAATTCCCATCAAAACTCCAGCATGATTAGGTGACAAATCAATAATATTCAACAAGCCACCAACTGTATGGCCAGCATTAATTCCAAcattcaaaattatcaaaatcaaaGCCAAAGTTGATTGGTTCTCATCGAGATATCCAATTGCAAGGAATATCGCAGCTGGTATCCACATAGAAATTGTATTCGCTCCTTTCCTTATAACACCCAACGTTACCAAACGATTCATTAAAAGCAAATCAGCTAACCAACAGAATATCAAGGCACAAATCAACATTGCCACAAAGGGAAGTGttgaaaataatgcatttttcttaatattcatTTTAAGGATTCCATGCATGTAAGGTGGAATGTATGCTTGCATAGTTGCAACACCCCACAATCCACACATTGCCATAAATGTTAAAGACAAAAATGGAATTGAGGTTAAAATTTTCCGCCATGGAACGGGAATTCTTGCCGTTTGAGAATCACTTGCTTTTGACTGTGATCGAAGAATGTAATCCTTCTCCTCCAAATTTATTGATTTCGATCGACTTGGACTATTTTCAGCTAATATCATCCAGATCAGACAAAATAACACACCAATTAAACCAAAGACATAGAAATTTCCTGGCCATCCAAGACTAGAACCGGCTATAAATCCAGACAAACCCATGGCAAAGATTATGCCAAATTCAACACCGGTGTGACTTAGGCCCCCAAGTCGAGTGATTTCTTCGGTCGGTGCCCATGTAGCTAAGTGAGCATGTAC
Proteins encoded in this region:
- the LOC129906685 gene encoding putative inorganic phosphate cotransporter, translated to MTEIAVLKKGPSFGARHVQTLLLFLAIAISFCERLNVSVSLVAMTNANSTNIEFREFDWDEKQRSYILSSFYWGYVLTQLPAGYLAQRIGVKLMMFLSVLCCSICTFIIPFCVNWGGWQIYCFIRIIQGLSQGFLFPLVHAHLATWAPTEEITRLGGLSHTGVEFGIIFAMGLSGFIAGSSLGWPGNFYVFGLIGVLFCLIWMILAENSPSRSKSINLEEKDYILRSQSKASDSQTARIPVPWRKILTSIPFLSLTFMAMCGLWGVATMQAYIPPYMHGILKMNIKKNALFSTLPFVAMLICALIFCWLADLLLMNRLVTLGVIRKGANTISMWIPAAIFLAIGYLDENQSTLALILIILNVGINAGHTVGGLLNIIDLSPNHAGVLMGILNAVCNLVPIVAPLVNGRILSDETNRSQWQIVFLITATIFFVGNLQFLFFGSTDVQIWNDEDYLKKQDTERGNKADIQKTIDDDQRERKECYVNRSYE